One genomic window of Solanum dulcamara chromosome 12, daSolDulc1.2, whole genome shotgun sequence includes the following:
- the LOC129876693 gene encoding fasciclin-like arabinogalactan protein 21 produces the protein MAISAHNLLLILISLFISAATAIFPDSQSPSPMLSPHDHTFSPTLFPNVLSSLGFQQFSAAASAANLSTTATPITVFAPADSSLITCPTCSFPLLLQEHSVPGLYPLHFLLSLAFGTKLETLAPNRCLTVTFSTTSRDPKVFINGVEVAQPDLFNNGMILVHGLRGFVSHLSSLSCNVERMSSLSFDSLPLPNSVSTISSASPFSIMRFMLKDSIIRLRNSGYSIVALALRVKYAELSELKAMTVFALDDVSIFASGGHAYLPHFRFHVVPNRRIMAGEMVSLPAGTVLPTMEGEQKLVVTTAGGGGVLAPMKINYVRVVHFDLLHNTRIVIHGVSVSFPHMHHHVTADQKGFAQMEQSHAHCDVSGSGTGVCDVHDDFAPAGMRSSVMGNIEEHEGL, from the coding sequence ATGGCGATCTCTGCTCACAATCTCCTTCTGATTCTCATTTCTCTCTTCATCTCTGCCGCCACAGCAATTTTCCCTGACTCACAGTCACCGTCGCCGATGCTATCTCCTCACGACCACACATTTTCCCCTACTCTCTTCCCCAATGTTCTCTCTTCGCTCGGTTTCCAGCAATTCTCCGCCGCCGCATCTGCCGCCAATCTATCCACCACTGCTACTCCAATCACTGTCTTTGCTCCAGCTGATTCTTCTCTCATCACTTGTCCTACTTGCTCCTTCCCACTGCTCCTTCAGGAACACTCTGTTCCTGGACTTTATCCGCTTCACTTCCTCCTCTCTTTAGCCTTTGGAACTAAGCTCGAAACTCTAGCTCCGAATCGATGCCTCACCGTCACTTTCTCCACTACTTCTCGTGATCCGAAGGTTTTCATCAACGGCGTTGAAGTAGCTCAGCCGGATCTGTTCAATAATGGAATGATTCTTGTACATGGATTGCGTGGCTTTGTATCGCACCTCTCTTCTCTTTCCTGCAATGTGGAGAGAATGAGTTCTCTGTCGTTTGACTCATTGCCTCTTCCTAATTCGGTTTCTACAATATCCTCTGCATCGCCTTTCTCTATAATGCGCTTCATGTTAAAGGATTCCATTATCAGGTTACGGAACAGCGGTTACAGTATTGTAGCACTAGCGCTGAGAGTGAAGTACGCTGAACTTTCAGAGCTTAAGGCGATGACGGTATTTGCTTTAGACGATGTGTCTATTTTCGCCAGTGGAGGACATGCGTATCTCCCGCATTTCAGGTTTCATGTTGTGCCAAATAGGAGGATTATGGCTGGGGAAATGGTGAGTTTGCCTGCGGGAACAGTGTTGCCGACGATGGAGGGCGAGCAGAAATTGGTGGTAACTACTGCCGGTGGAGGAGGTGTTTTAGCTCCTATGAAGATTAATTACGTGAGGGTTGTGCATTTTGATCTATTGCATAACACTAGGATTGTGATTCATGGAGTGTCAGTTTCATTTCCTCACATGCATCATCATGTCACAGCTGATCAGAAAGGCTTCGCCCAGATGGAACAGTCACACGCACACTGTGACGTCTCTGGAAGTGGTACTGGAGTCTGTGATGTTCATGATGATTTTGCTCCAGCTGGCATGCGATCATCAGTGATGGGGAATATTGAAGAGCATGAAGGTCTCTGA